The Microbacterium sulfonylureivorans region ACGGCTTCAACATCCGCTTCGGCTACATCCAGGCGCCCGAGGGCGTCGACGTGATCCTCGTCGCCCCGAAGGCCCCCGGCCACACGGTGCGCCGCGAGTACGTCGCGGGTCGTGGCATCCCCGACATCATCGCGGTGGAGCAGGATGCCTCGGGCACCGCGTGGGACCTCGCGAAGTCGTACGCCAAGGCCATCGGAGGCACGCGCGCCGGGGTCATCAAGACCACTTTCACGGAAGAGACCGAGACCGACCTGTTCGGCGAGCAGGCCGTGCTGTGCGGCGGTGTCTCGCAGCTCGTCCAGTACGGCTTCGAGACTCTGACCGAGGCGGGCTACCAGCCGCAGATCGCCTACTTCGAGGTGCTCCACGAGCTCAAGCTCATCGTCGACCTCATGTGGGAGGGCGGCATCGCAAAGCAGCGCTGGTCGGTCTCCGACACCGCCGAGTACGGCGACTACGTGTCGGGCCCCCGCGTCATCGACCCGCACGTGAAGGAGAACATGCAGGCCGTTCTCTCCGACATCCAGTCCGGCGCGTTCGCCGAGCGCTTCATCGCCGACCAGGACGCCGGCGCTCCCGAGTTCTACGCCCTCCGCGAGAAGGGCGCCCAGCACCCGATCGAAGAGGTCGGCAAGGAGCTGCGCGGACTGTTCGCCTGGAAGCAGCAGGACGAGGACTACGTCGAGGGTTCCGCCGCGCGCTGATCCTGATCTTCGAGGGCTCGCGCCGACTTCGGATCGGAGCGCGCGAGCCCTCGGACCTGTGCACGGTGGAGCATCCTCCACCCGGCACGATGTGGGCCGCCCCCTACGAAGGGGCGGCCCTTCGTGCGTCCGGATATCGTTCGGTCCCTCCGTCCGCGCGGAAACGGGTACCGATGCGGCGGATCGTCGAGGCATGTCGTGGGATGCCTCCGCCCGGTCCTCTCCCGTTCACGCGACACGCAGGACGGTGACCCGGTCCGTTCACCCCGGCACGCGACGCTCGGCGCGTGGACCGCACTGTCGTCGCCGCCCGTTCCGCCCTCGTCCTCATGGTCGCCCTCGCGACAGTCGTCTCTCCGGTCGCCTCGGCACCGGCGCGCGCCGATCCCTCGGCGTACGCGCTCCCCGCGCCGGTGGCGGCTCCCGCCGTCGTCATCAACGAGATCGCGGCGTCGTCGTCACGATCGACGGCCGACAGCTTCTTCGAGCTGAAGAACATCTCCGACAGCGTCGTAGACCTCTCGGGCTGGGGGATCTACCGCTGCGGCGCGACCGGCCTCCGGGCCAAGCGGGGCGCTGCCGAGGCCGAGCTGTCAGGAGTGGTGCTCGCTCCCGGCGAGATCTTCACGGCCGGTCGCGTCGGCGTCGCGCTCGCATCCGGCGGCGTCCCCGACGCGGTCTTCTCGAACCCGTTCACGTCGACCGGATACGGTCTGTTCCTCGAGGACCCCGACGGCCGGCTCATCGATGCCGTCGCCGTCTACCCGAGCACCCCGACGCCGATGACGACCGAGTGCAGCGCGCACGGCAACCTGCCGAACACTCTCGCGGCGGGCCTCGACGAGAGCTGGCAGCGCGTCGCCTCGACCGGGCACTCGCGCGCCGACTTCGTGCGCGCGCCGGCGACGCGCGGCATCGCCGATGCGGCGAGGCCCGAGTCGGCATCCGTCGGCAGGGTGCGCATCGACGAGGTCGCCCCGGCGGGTCCGGCCGGCTCGGCGGACGATTTCGTCGAGCTCCGCAACGCGGGCGCCGGTGATGTCGACATGAGCGGCTGGCGGCTGTACCGCTGCACGGCGGCGGGGGTGCTCGACGCCGACACCCTGCAGGCGACGCTCGCCGGCGGGACAGTCCTGACCGCAGGCGAGCGCCTCGTCGTCGGCGGCCCCGGCTTCTTGCCGCGCGCGGGGGAGAGGACAGCGGATGCCTCGACCGCGACGTCGCTCGCGGACACGACGTCCGGTGTACTCCTCACGACGGCCGACGGAGTGCGGGTCGACGGTCTCACCGTCTCGAACCACTTCGACACGGCCTGTCAGACCGGAGACGAGAAGCTCGCCTCGACCCTCGACTACCGCACAGGGGAGAGCTGGCAGCGGCACCCGCGCACCGGCGTGTTCTCGGTCGCCGCCCGCACCCCAGGCCGAGCCAACGCGATCGCGGACGCCGCTCCCGCGGGCGCGCTCTCGGTCGAAGCCTGGACGGATGTCGCGATCAGCGAATTCGCGGTGGATCCCGACATCCGTCCGGTACCCGACGGCTATGACCGGCACCACTTCGTCGAGTTGGGCAACTACGGATCGACGACCGTCGAAATCGGCGGGTGGAAGATCATCGGATGCCGCACCGACGGGTTCCGCGACACCGACACCCTCGCGACGGTCGCCGAGGGAAGCAGCATCGCTCCTGGGCGGACGTGGGTCGCGGCGCTCGAAGGGACCGCTGCCGCGCGGGACGCGGAAGTCCTGTTCGCCGAGCCGCTCGACTTCCTCGGCGCGGGGGTGTGGATCGAGGACGCCGACGGTAACAAGGTCGACAGCGTCGGCGCCTATCACGCCAACGAGATGGACCACAGTCTGGAGCGCCACAGCGCATGCTCCAACGGCCTGTCGCTGTCGACCTTCGCACCGGATCGGCTCGTGGGCGAGACCTACCAGCGGGTGAGGTTCTCGGGTGTCGATATCGACGACTACGTGACCGCGGCGGCGACGCCGGGAACGCTGGACGAGCGGCCCTGGCTCGCTCCGGCCGAGCTCACGACGATCGCGGCGGAGCGGCTCGACGCGCGGGTCGAGGCGCTGCGGTCGCGTGACGACGAGGTCGCGGCATCCGATGCGCTCGCCGGC contains the following coding sequences:
- the ilvC gene encoding ketol-acid reductoisomerase — translated: MAELFYDADADLSLIQGKKVAIVGYGSQGHAHAQNLRDSGVEVVIALKDGSKSIEKAQDEGFDVKSVADAAEWADVIMILAPDQHQRSIYNDSIKDKLVPGKTLAFAHGFNIRFGYIQAPEGVDVILVAPKAPGHTVRREYVAGRGIPDIIAVEQDASGTAWDLAKSYAKAIGGTRAGVIKTTFTEETETDLFGEQAVLCGGVSQLVQYGFETLTEAGYQPQIAYFEVLHELKLIVDLMWEGGIAKQRWSVSDTAEYGDYVSGPRVIDPHVKENMQAVLSDIQSGAFAERFIADQDAGAPEFYALREKGAQHPIEEVGKELRGLFAWKQQDEDYVEGSAAR
- a CDS encoding lamin tail domain-containing protein, yielding MDRTVVAARSALVLMVALATVVSPVASAPARADPSAYALPAPVAAPAVVINEIAASSSRSTADSFFELKNISDSVVDLSGWGIYRCGATGLRAKRGAAEAELSGVVLAPGEIFTAGRVGVALASGGVPDAVFSNPFTSTGYGLFLEDPDGRLIDAVAVYPSTPTPMTTECSAHGNLPNTLAAGLDESWQRVASTGHSRADFVRAPATRGIADAARPESASVGRVRIDEVAPAGPAGSADDFVELRNAGAGDVDMSGWRLYRCTAAGVLDADTLQATLAGGTVLTAGERLVVGGPGFLPRAGERTADASTATSLADTTSGVLLTTADGVRVDGLTVSNHFDTACQTGDEKLASTLDYRTGESWQRHPRTGVFSVAARTPGRANAIADAAPAGALSVEAWTDVAISEFAVDPDIRPVPDGYDRHHFVELGNYGSTTVEIGGWKIIGCRTDGFRDTDTLATVAEGSSIAPGRTWVAALEGTAAARDAEVLFAEPLDFLGAGVWIEDADGNKVDSVGAYHANEMDHSLERHSACSNGLSLSTFAPDRLVGETYQRVRFSGVDIDDYVTAAATPGTLDERPWLAPAELTTIAAERLDARVEALRSRDDEVAASDALAGGAQSASIVEAHAGTSGGGPLVGRTGTGERRVNARDLSALRAEDDGYDHPYVRMTVDIPADASRVTWRGRAVGRTELSLSVWNEASGSWRALDTAAGPTSDGVLTLTGALADGERPGGRAEVLVQSVPRTASALAEEPDGAFADPDDYDFAISHITDTQYLTEAYPDVYAEAVGWILANRDVRKIAFATHTGDLVQNWVDPDQTEPRARREFGIASEIQGRLDDAGMPNSVLPGNHDNKRGITNELFNIYFGPERYADAPWYGESIAPGDNSANYSTFERSGSRFLMLSLPYAFGERELAWAEDVVARHPGHNVVVSTHEHVTPAALDSPVGRSIGSRWTSRGGELWARVVAPNRNVIAVLSGHFHGLGRIVTEDAGGIEGHTVVELVADYQEFRTHSGERSTGFQRLLQFDLAAGRIAVDTFSSNLGAHASFPYDYEQFVPENGRETSATNARPWNVLDAGLQNRYTAADDDFGVEIAFQYDKAVLTEGVYVSG